The following coding sequences are from one Leptolyngbya sp. NIES-3755 window:
- a CDS encoding hypothetical protein (similar to AA sequence:cyanobase_aa:LBDG_00660), with protein sequence MSHPAPEDRVFYSTVVLEHIVPNQNKAAFQNWQRALIQNAETHDGFARADFCPPLQCADGVIKWYSIVHFNAPDHLNDWLNSDDRAELVQSGRSIFENYKFKSFTTGLEGWFSTEAGQERSSLGPPPWKQVMAVVLGLYPLVMIQSKLFALWGWQSSASLTLISNFITSSLLTWAVMPNITKGFRFWLQPAFRASERKQDLIGAAIVLTALGLMVSLFSQI encoded by the coding sequence ATGTCTCATCCTGCTCCCGAAGACCGCGTGTTTTACTCCACAGTGGTTCTAGAACACATTGTGCCAAATCAAAATAAAGCAGCATTTCAGAACTGGCAACGTGCTTTAATCCAAAACGCTGAAACCCATGATGGATTTGCAAGAGCCGATTTCTGTCCACCCTTGCAATGTGCGGATGGCGTGATCAAGTGGTATTCGATCGTACATTTCAACGCACCCGATCATTTAAACGACTGGCTGAATTCTGACGATCGTGCTGAGTTAGTGCAATCGGGTCGATCAATCTTCGAGAATTACAAGTTTAAATCGTTCACCACAGGACTCGAAGGTTGGTTTTCGACCGAAGCGGGACAAGAGCGATCGAGTTTGGGACCACCCCCTTGGAAGCAAGTCATGGCAGTCGTTCTAGGGCTGTATCCACTGGTAATGATTCAGTCGAAACTGTTCGCGCTCTGGGGTTGGCAATCGTCTGCAAGTTTGACGCTGATCAGTAACTTCATCACCTCTTCGCTGTTAACTTGGGCAGTGATGCCAAATATTACGAAAGGGTTTCGCTTCTGGTTGCAACCTGCTTTTCGAGCCTCTGAACGCAAACAGGATTTGATCGGTGCAGCGATCGTATTGACTGCACTCGGATTGATGGTCTCTCTGTTTTCGCAGATTTAG
- a CDS encoding Na+/H+ antiporter (similar to AA sequence:cyanobase_aa:Npun_F2208): MNVLTSAADAAIEQDLKQFLIILLVALSAASLPKIFTALRELPYTLLLLIVGLGLALMDVRLMHLSPGLILMVFLPPLLFEAAWNMRWSALKRELLPSGLFAVGGVLVSIAGIAIALNQMMNVPWTTALLVGACLSATDSASVLGIFRQVGAGERLTTLLEGESLLNDGAAVVAFGVLLDLATDPKPFQLSSTMLEFFVVTGIGVSIGALIGICVAVLTQRYELAWVEQALTLVTAYGTYLFVEELGGSGVIGVVTAGLVIGNFSVQPGVELVKSSTVAEFWEFIVFLINSLLFLLLGDQIHVSKLINNLPTTSIAVLAVIVSRAIAVYGFSALSNWIGKTGISWQNQTIIWWTGLRGAVSIALAIGLPALIPGRQEIISASFGAVWFTLLLQGLTTKFFLGKLDLLEDQSLKQQYLELIARRDALQQVTKYLMQTGSQLLIDPESHQTQLETVQKQLQQIQTEIEKLQEQSEVQAFSLGQYQEQLHAIESQTYAKFVQAGLLKRSLTPMVKTSIDLPKSSNLETNVG; encoded by the coding sequence ATGAATGTTCTGACCAGTGCTGCCGATGCCGCGATCGAACAGGATCTTAAGCAATTTTTGATCATTCTTTTAGTGGCTCTTAGTGCCGCAAGTTTACCCAAGATTTTCACAGCGCTGCGAGAGTTACCTTACACATTGCTGCTTCTGATTGTCGGATTGGGCTTGGCGTTGATGGATGTGCGATTGATGCACCTGTCACCGGGTCTGATTTTGATGGTGTTTTTGCCGCCATTACTGTTTGAGGCAGCTTGGAATATGCGATGGTCGGCATTAAAGCGGGAATTGTTGCCGAGTGGATTGTTCGCGGTCGGAGGAGTGCTGGTGTCGATCGCGGGAATTGCGATCGCGCTCAATCAAATGATGAATGTGCCGTGGACAACCGCTTTGCTCGTGGGAGCTTGTCTTTCTGCGACCGATTCGGCTTCGGTATTGGGCATCTTTCGGCAAGTGGGCGCAGGAGAACGATTAACGACGCTGCTTGAGGGTGAAAGCTTATTGAATGATGGTGCGGCTGTGGTGGCGTTTGGGGTGTTATTAGATCTTGCGACTGATCCAAAACCGTTTCAGCTTTCATCGACAATGCTTGAATTTTTTGTTGTGACTGGCATTGGTGTAAGCATTGGAGCATTGATTGGGATTTGTGTTGCTGTTTTGACTCAGCGATATGAACTGGCTTGGGTTGAGCAAGCATTAACGTTAGTCACCGCTTATGGAACTTATTTATTTGTGGAAGAGTTGGGCGGATCAGGCGTAATTGGAGTGGTCACAGCGGGTTTGGTGATTGGAAATTTTAGTGTGCAACCGGGCGTGGAATTGGTTAAAAGCTCGACAGTTGCTGAGTTTTGGGAGTTTATTGTTTTTCTGATTAATTCGCTGTTGTTCTTGCTGCTGGGTGATCAAATTCACGTCTCGAAATTGATCAATAATTTGCCAACGACCTCGATCGCAGTTTTGGCGGTGATTGTTTCGAGAGCGATCGCAGTTTATGGATTCAGCGCGTTAAGCAATTGGATCGGCAAAACGGGCATTTCCTGGCAGAATCAGACGATTATTTGGTGGACAGGATTGAGAGGAGCCGTGTCGATCGCGTTAGCTATTGGTCTTCCTGCTTTGATTCCAGGACGGCAAGAGATTATTTCAGCTTCATTTGGTGCAGTCTGGTTTACGCTCTTACTGCAAGGATTGACAACGAAGTTCTTTCTCGGAAAGTTAGATTTATTAGAAGATCAATCACTCAAACAACAGTATTTAGAATTGATTGCGCGTCGAGATGCACTCCAGCAAGTTACAAAATATTTAATGCAAACTGGGTCACAGTTATTAATCGATCCAGAGTCGCATCAAACGCAATTGGAAACGGTACAAAAACAACTTCAGCAAATTCAAACGGAAATCGAGAAACTTCAAGAACAATCGGAAGTTCAAGCATTTAGCCTAGGGCAGTATCAGGAACAGCTACATGCGATCGAATCCCAAACCTACGCGAAATTTGTACAGGCAGGGTTACTCAAACGATCGCTGACCCCAATGGTTAAAACGTCGATCGATCTGCCAAAATCATCGAATCTCGAAACGAATGTGGGATAG
- a CDS encoding 4-hydroxyphenylpyruvate dioxygenase (similar to AA sequence:cyanobase_aa:LBDG_00670), with protein sequence MSDAVSIQSFDHLELYVGNAKQAAMFYDRAFGFQSIAYRGLDTGSRSVASYVLQQGEIRLVLSAALDPNHPIALKTAKHGDHLAIIALTVKNVDRAFSVSTARGALSAVPPTEERDETGTYRYATIYGYGNTLIKFVERDRYHGSFAPGFVPRSTQSQTNAGLIKIDHVVGNVEKGQMEHWVKFFRNVLELDLLVQFDESVITTDYSALTSSVMQSTTGAIKLPINEPAIGKGKSQIQEFLDYNHGAGVQHVAYLTYDIIDTVTKLKQLGIEFLNVPRSYYSDLEARIGKIDQSIEQLAELGILVDRDREGYLLQIFTRPVQDRPTLFFEIIERHGSQGFGEGNFKSLFEAIEREQALRGNL encoded by the coding sequence ATGAGTGATGCTGTTTCGATTCAATCGTTTGATCATCTAGAACTGTATGTCGGTAATGCAAAACAGGCAGCAATGTTTTACGATCGTGCATTCGGGTTTCAGTCGATCGCTTATCGGGGACTTGATACCGGATCGCGCTCTGTGGCTTCTTATGTGCTGCAACAAGGTGAAATTCGCTTAGTTCTAAGTGCTGCGCTTGATCCCAACCATCCGATCGCATTGAAAACAGCTAAACACGGAGATCATCTTGCGATTATTGCCTTGACTGTGAAAAACGTCGATCGAGCTTTTTCCGTCAGTACCGCACGAGGCGCATTATCAGCCGTTCCCCCTACAGAAGAACGAGACGAAACTGGAACCTATCGATATGCGACGATTTATGGCTATGGCAATACATTAATTAAATTCGTGGAACGCGATCGATATCATGGCAGTTTTGCGCCTGGATTCGTTCCTCGCTCGACTCAATCACAGACGAATGCTGGATTAATCAAAATTGATCACGTGGTTGGCAACGTTGAGAAAGGGCAGATGGAACACTGGGTTAAGTTCTTTAGAAACGTTCTGGAATTAGATTTATTAGTTCAATTTGACGAAAGTGTAATTACCACAGATTATTCTGCGCTGACATCATCGGTAATGCAAAGTACAACCGGAGCGATCAAATTACCGATTAATGAACCGGCGATCGGGAAAGGGAAATCTCAGATTCAAGAATTCCTCGACTACAATCACGGCGCGGGAGTTCAGCACGTCGCGTATCTGACTTATGACATTATCGATACGGTGACAAAACTCAAACAATTAGGAATTGAATTTTTGAATGTGCCGCGATCGTATTACAGCGATTTAGAAGCGCGAATCGGCAAGATTGATCAATCGATCGAGCAATTAGCCGAACTGGGAATTTTAGTCGATCGCGATCGTGAAGGTTATCTACTCCAAATTTTCACTCGTCCGGTTCAAGATCGTCCAACCTTATTCTTTGAAATCATTGAACGACATGGATCACAAGGATTTGGAGAAGGCAATTTCAAATCATTATTTGAAGCGATCGAGCGCGAACAAGCTTTACGAGGAAATCTTTAA
- a CDS encoding hypothetical protein (hypothetical protein MicvaDRAFT_1684;~similar to AA sequence:cyanobase_aa:LBDG_00680), producing the protein MATLTEAQLDQIVAEIDRLQDDSELDDYQIKEILQKLDLPNDLLEDAIAQIHRRRLLLQKRQRQKIVLSTIAIMIAGLTATIAVVYQKQQNRLARIGAIQHIVTLESSAKPVQQFDRQKDQQILYRVTLKNVPVNDRLRISCQWRDSTGQLVHQSRNQTEEITRSPWVVTCNAPLTPQSQAGKWNVKMSVEERSLIDRSFTVK; encoded by the coding sequence ATGGCTACTCTGACCGAAGCCCAACTCGATCAAATCGTTGCAGAAATCGATCGCTTACAAGACGATTCTGAACTCGATGATTACCAGATTAAAGAAATTCTACAAAAATTAGATTTACCGAATGATCTGCTCGAAGATGCGATCGCTCAGATCCATCGCCGTCGATTGCTGCTCCAAAAACGGCAGCGACAGAAGATCGTACTCTCCACGATCGCGATTATGATTGCAGGCTTAACCGCTACGATCGCGGTCGTTTATCAGAAGCAACAAAATCGACTGGCTCGAATTGGAGCGATTCAGCACATTGTAACTTTGGAAAGTTCAGCCAAGCCCGTGCAACAATTCGATCGACAAAAAGATCAGCAAATTCTCTACCGCGTCACCTTAAAGAATGTTCCAGTTAACGATCGGCTTAGAATTAGCTGTCAGTGGCGCGATTCGACAGGGCAACTCGTCCATCAGAGCCGTAATCAAACAGAGGAAATTACTCGATCGCCTTGGGTTGTGACTTGCAATGCCCCGCTCACGCCCCAATCGCAAGCCGGGAAATGGAATGTGAAAATGAGTGTGGAAGAGAGATCACTGATCGATCGTTCTTTTACCGTTAAATAA
- a CDS encoding putative methyltransferase (similar to AA sequence:cyanobase_aa:LBDG_36040), whose protein sequence is MTDTAIPYDIEQAVRERYEAGAQQPQASLCCPTDGYDSRYLEILPQEIIEKDYGCGDPTRYVNLGETVVDLGSGAGKNCYILAQKVGAAGKIIGVDMNDEMLGLSRKYLLPMSEKLGYQNVEFVKGKIQDLALNIDLVQQWLEQHPIHSVEQIAAFETECDRLRQSQPLIASDSVDVVISNCVLNLVRPQDKNQLFQEIFRVLKRGGRAVISDIVCDEPPTEKILNDSELWSGCIAGAFLEDEFLEMFEQAGFYGVEILARQSEPWQVIDGVEFRSLTVRAFKGKQGECWERNQAVIYRGPWKAVQDDDGHTLYRGERMAVCDKTFQIYTNSNGAYHSDIISVSPRVEIPLEEAKPFRCVSDQIRDPQVTKGMDYRETIEQSSSDCCSPQSCC, encoded by the coding sequence ATGACTGATACCGCCATTCCTTACGATATCGAGCAAGCCGTCCGCGAACGATACGAAGCAGGCGCACAGCAGCCTCAAGCCTCTCTCTGTTGTCCGACCGATGGCTATGACTCACGCTATCTAGAAATTTTGCCGCAGGAAATCATTGAAAAAGACTATGGTTGTGGCGATCCGACTCGCTATGTGAATCTGGGTGAAACCGTGGTCGATCTGGGATCTGGAGCCGGAAAGAACTGTTATATTCTGGCGCAAAAAGTCGGTGCAGCAGGGAAAATCATCGGGGTTGATATGAACGATGAAATGCTCGGCTTATCGCGTAAATATCTGCTTCCAATGAGCGAAAAGCTCGGCTATCAGAATGTGGAATTTGTCAAAGGAAAAATTCAGGATTTAGCGCTGAATATAGATTTAGTCCAACAGTGGCTAGAACAACACCCGATTCATTCAGTAGAGCAGATTGCAGCATTTGAAACGGAATGCGATCGCTTACGTCAATCTCAACCCTTAATCGCTTCAGATAGTGTTGATGTTGTCATTTCCAACTGTGTGCTTAATCTCGTTCGTCCTCAAGATAAAAACCAATTATTTCAAGAAATTTTTCGCGTTCTCAAACGTGGTGGACGCGCTGTAATCTCTGATATTGTCTGTGATGAACCTCCGACTGAAAAGATTTTGAACGATTCTGAACTCTGGAGTGGTTGTATTGCAGGCGCATTTCTGGAAGACGAATTTTTGGAAATGTTCGAGCAAGCGGGATTTTATGGCGTGGAAATTCTGGCGCGACAGAGTGAACCTTGGCAAGTGATTGATGGCGTGGAATTTCGATCGCTCACCGTTCGAGCATTCAAAGGTAAACAGGGTGAGTGTTGGGAACGCAATCAAGCGGTGATTTATCGAGGTCCTTGGAAAGCGGTGCAAGACGATGACGGACACACCCTTTATCGAGGTGAACGCATGGCAGTCTGTGATAAAACTTTTCAGATCTACACCAATTCAAATGGTGCTTATCATTCTGATATCATTTCGGTTTCGCCTCGTGTTGAAATTCCATTAGAAGAAGCGAAACCGTTTCGTTGCGTTAGCGATCAAATTCGTGATCCGCAAGTAACTAAAGGAATGGATTATCGAGAGACGATCGAGCAATCTAGCAGCGATTGTTGCAGCCCTCAAAGTTGTTGCTAG
- a CDS encoding phosphate transporter (similar to AA sequence:cyanobase_aa:Npun_R1901): protein MYLALLFLATLFLAYSNGANDNFKGVATLFGSQTTNYKTAIAWATITTFAGSICSIFLASALVKSFSGKGLVPDAIANGADFHLAIALAAGITVILATQFGFPISTTHGLTGALVGAGLVAIGTGVNFAALQKSFLLPLLLSPVLAIPLAMIAYSAAHYLRLKFGIEKENCVCVGETTMQFADSTIAVGAPSFTSGTIEDCNQRYLGKAWGVKNQRLIDAAHFLSAGVVSFARGLNDTPKIVPLIMGIQAVSMQGGAFAIAVLMAIGGLLNARRVADTMSKRITAMNSGQGFSANLITGLLVIAASRFGLPVSTTHVSVGSIFGVGLISRQANARVFTQILLSWVLTLPIAAALSAFFYWILHR from the coding sequence GTGTACCTAGCACTACTTTTTCTCGCAACATTGTTTCTAGCCTATTCCAACGGCGCAAATGATAATTTCAAGGGAGTTGCCACCCTATTCGGTAGCCAAACGACGAACTACAAAACCGCGATCGCTTGGGCAACAATCACAACATTTGCTGGCTCAATCTGTTCAATTTTCCTAGCCTCAGCACTGGTGAAAAGCTTCTCTGGGAAAGGCTTAGTTCCTGACGCGATCGCGAATGGGGCTGATTTTCATTTAGCGATCGCGCTTGCTGCCGGAATTACCGTTATTTTAGCAACTCAATTCGGATTTCCGATTTCGACCACGCATGGATTAACCGGAGCACTCGTTGGGGCTGGACTCGTCGCAATTGGAACAGGTGTCAACTTCGCAGCATTGCAAAAATCGTTTCTCTTACCGTTGTTATTGAGTCCGGTTTTAGCGATTCCTTTAGCGATGATCGCGTATTCTGCCGCCCATTACCTTCGGCTTAAATTTGGGATTGAGAAAGAGAATTGCGTTTGTGTCGGTGAAACAACGATGCAATTTGCGGATAGTACGATCGCAGTAGGCGCTCCGTCTTTTACCAGTGGAACGATCGAGGACTGTAATCAACGCTATCTTGGCAAAGCTTGGGGCGTGAAAAACCAACGCTTAATTGATGCCGCACATTTTCTCAGTGCAGGAGTCGTGAGCTTTGCTAGGGGTTTGAACGATACACCGAAAATTGTGCCTTTGATCATGGGAATTCAGGCAGTTTCGATGCAAGGAGGCGCATTTGCGATCGCGGTTTTAATGGCGATCGGGGGCTTGCTCAATGCTCGACGAGTGGCAGACACGATGAGTAAACGGATTACTGCAATGAATTCGGGACAAGGATTTAGCGCGAATCTGATCACCGGACTTCTCGTGATTGCTGCGAGTCGCTTTGGCTTGCCTGTGTCCACCACGCATGTTTCGGTTGGTTCAATCTTTGGTGTGGGATTGATTTCGCGGCAGGCAAACGCACGAGTGTTCACTCAAATTCTTTTATCCTGGGTGCTAACTTTACCGATCGCAGCCGCTCTCAGCGCATTCTTTTACTGGATTTTGCACCGCTAA
- a CDS encoding hypothetical protein (similar to AA sequence:cyanobase_aa:LBDG_01790), with product MAHLRTIQPLSIAGILSLSMLAGVMLKTPSVQAQTPGSGSGQARPISPNDPNVVRPTPAQGGGLLSLQGGQRLMDEADQAVKSQNLPVAMKKLQEARQVYNQLSNFYQELAASFSGVDTRVADSQRTKALEAAQLRDQATYRLALVHRAMNQSELAVPLLVQIIRSQQPTRDLGKQAYQQLLEMGFVDVAYPRTADQPTNQPANR from the coding sequence ATGGCTCATCTGAGAACGATTCAACCCCTTTCCATCGCTGGCATTCTTTCGCTCTCAATGCTTGCAGGTGTGATGCTCAAAACTCCTTCCGTTCAGGCACAAACGCCCGGATCAGGAAGCGGTCAAGCTCGTCCGATCAGCCCGAATGATCCAAACGTAGTGCGTCCAACGCCTGCTCAGGGTGGCGGTTTATTAAGTTTGCAGGGTGGGCAGCGGCTGATGGATGAAGCCGATCAAGCTGTTAAGTCACAGAATCTACCCGTGGCAATGAAAAAGCTTCAGGAAGCTCGTCAGGTCTACAATCAGCTATCGAATTTCTACCAAGAGTTAGCGGCAAGCTTCTCTGGAGTGGATACTCGTGTAGCAGATAGTCAGCGCACCAAAGCACTGGAAGCTGCACAACTGCGAGATCAAGCGACCTACCGTTTGGCGTTGGTGCATCGAGCAATGAATCAATCGGAATTGGCTGTCCCGCTGTTGGTACAGATTATCCGAAGCCAACAACCGACCCGCGATTTAGGAAAGCAAGCTTATCAACAACTGCTCGAAATGGGCTTTGTGGATGTTGCTTATCCTCGGACTGCGGATCAGCCCACAAATCAGCCAGCAAATCGATAG
- a CDS encoding hypothetical protein (conserved hypothetical protein;~similar to AA sequence:cyanobase_aa:AM1_C0295), with protein MKLSLITATHRRSHLLETRALPSILNQSDSEFEWIVINDGRDAKTRELIQPFTTVIYREIDHSETGFGLCIARNLGLSVATGEIVAYLDDDNAIAPQFVAEIKAFFQQSSQIRCCMVQQERRRNIVQNGELIKQGKSFISPDANSTVSDFIQHKALFDSNGFAHLRENAPSWNPDYRVFADYEYFLQCLDRWKQFCIFPSVLVDYVQTSEGVIGRSTYEEWATELSNLLQHKGLMDVDRQILNQFIEKWQNKSTQSISAFNH; from the coding sequence ATGAAGCTAAGTTTAATTACCGCCACTCATCGTCGATCGCATCTTCTCGAAACTCGCGCCCTTCCCAGTATTTTGAACCAGTCTGATTCTGAGTTCGAGTGGATTGTGATTAATGATGGACGCGATGCCAAAACTCGTGAATTAATCCAGCCATTCACAACCGTTATTTACCGAGAAATCGATCATTCTGAAACAGGGTTCGGGCTGTGTATTGCTCGAAATCTAGGATTATCTGTTGCAACAGGTGAAATTGTTGCTTATTTGGATGATGATAATGCGATCGCGCCTCAATTCGTCGCAGAAATCAAAGCGTTCTTCCAGCAAAGTTCTCAGATTCGATGCTGCATGGTTCAGCAAGAACGCAGACGAAATATTGTTCAGAACGGCGAATTAATCAAACAAGGAAAATCGTTTATTTCTCCAGATGCAAACAGCACTGTTAGCGATTTTATCCAGCACAAAGCTTTATTTGATAGCAATGGATTTGCCCATCTTCGTGAGAATGCTCCAAGTTGGAATCCTGACTATAGGGTGTTTGCAGACTACGAATATTTCCTTCAATGTCTCGATCGATGGAAACAGTTTTGCATTTTTCCCTCTGTTCTAGTCGATTATGTTCAAACTTCTGAGGGCGTAATTGGTCGATCGACATACGAAGAATGGGCAACAGAATTATCGAATCTATTGCAACATAAAGGGTTAATGGATGTCGATCGACAAATCTTAAATCAGTTCATCGAGAAATGGCAGAACAAATCTACTCAATCAATTTCTGCCTTTAACCATTGA
- a CDS encoding alpha/beta hydrolase fold protein (similar to AA sequence:cyanobase_aa:LBDG_52250) — protein sequence MLRFHPPGFGQKFTQTSLGTIAYYTQTQASDGTPIVFLHSFGGGSSAYEWSKVYPVFDPSVAVDLIGWGDSSHPARDYRPDDYVMSIEEFLKKISDQPVHLVAASLTGAFAIRLAVQHPELVRSLFLVCPSGFDDFGQNAGRRIPLEIINTPILDRIIYTIGATNDLAVRNFLENFLFANRDRVTPEMINAYLESARKPNADYAALSFLRGDLYFDLAPYLPQLKTPTSIVWGNQAQFTDVQLGREITAMNPDAIREFHIVPESGVLVHLEQPAIVARLLLQWLKAEID from the coding sequence ATGCTAAGATTTCACCCTCCAGGATTCGGGCAAAAGTTCACCCAGACCAGCTTAGGCACGATCGCTTATTACACTCAGACGCAAGCGAGCGATGGAACGCCGATCGTATTCCTTCATAGTTTCGGTGGTGGTTCTTCAGCTTATGAATGGTCGAAGGTCTATCCGGTGTTTGATCCGAGCGTGGCTGTGGATCTCATTGGTTGGGGAGATTCGAGCCATCCTGCCCGCGATTATCGACCCGATGACTATGTGATGTCGATCGAGGAATTTCTCAAGAAAATCTCAGATCAGCCTGTTCATTTAGTTGCCGCTTCGTTGACGGGGGCGTTTGCGATTCGGTTGGCAGTGCAGCATCCGGAATTAGTGCGATCGCTCTTTCTCGTTTGTCCTTCTGGGTTTGATGATTTTGGACAAAATGCAGGACGAAGAATTCCGCTAGAGATTATCAATACGCCGATTTTGGATCGAATTATTTATACGATCGGCGCAACAAATGATTTAGCGGTACGGAATTTCTTGGAGAATTTCTTGTTTGCGAATCGCGATCGAGTGACTCCAGAAATGATCAATGCTTATCTCGAATCGGCTCGAAAACCGAATGCGGATTATGCGGCATTGTCATTTTTACGCGGTGATTTGTACTTTGATTTAGCGCCGTATTTGCCACAGTTGAAAACACCGACCTCGATCGTTTGGGGCAATCAGGCGCAATTTACCGACGTGCAGCTTGGACGAGAAATTACAGCAATGAATCCGGATGCAATTCGAGAGTTTCATATTGTGCCGGAGTCGGGTGTTTTAGTACATCTAGAACAGCCTGCGATCGTGGCTCGATTGTTACTTCAATGGTTAAAGGCAGAAATTGATTGA
- a CDS encoding hypothetical protein (hypothetical protein ACCM5_29158;~similar to AA sequence:cyanobase_aa:LBDG_30640) has product MNEPRSQWDLGRFVQTLDYFEAIPVVSWLQKMFQPRPNPQPTYDNQVIFDFSNPSIDIQNTWGALDDVVMGGVSDSGVRLENGAAVFSGNVSTANSGGFASIRTRNFEPAIDLSNFTGIELRVKGDGNRYKFLVRDGDGWDSVGYSHSFDTVANEWITVQIPFSELIPVFRAKTVPDAKISPNQIRSFQLMLSKFEYDGGLNPRFTPGSFRLELSSIAAY; this is encoded by the coding sequence ATGAATGAACCACGATCGCAATGGGATTTAGGTCGATTCGTGCAAACATTAGACTACTTTGAAGCGATTCCTGTTGTTAGTTGGCTGCAAAAAATGTTCCAACCTCGTCCCAATCCTCAACCGACTTACGATAATCAAGTGATTTTCGACTTTAGCAATCCGTCGATCGATATCCAAAATACTTGGGGTGCGCTCGATGATGTCGTGATGGGAGGCGTAAGTGATAGCGGGGTTCGATTAGAAAATGGAGCCGCAGTTTTTTCTGGAAACGTCTCTACAGCGAATTCTGGTGGTTTTGCCTCGATTCGGACTCGTAATTTTGAACCTGCGATCGATCTCTCAAACTTTACAGGCATCGAACTTAGAGTCAAAGGAGACGGAAACCGCTACAAATTCCTCGTGCGCGATGGAGACGGCTGGGATAGTGTGGGCTATTCTCATTCGTTTGATACGGTTGCGAATGAATGGATCACCGTACAGATTCCATTCTCTGAGCTAATCCCAGTGTTTCGAGCGAAAACTGTCCCAGATGCGAAGATTTCCCCCAATCAGATTCGCTCTTTTCAACTGATGCTCAGTAAATTTGAATATGATGGCGGACTGAATCCGAGATTTACGCCCGGATCATTTCGTTTGGAACTTTCGTCGATCGCTGCTTATTAG
- a CDS encoding lactoylglutathione lyase (similar to AA sequence:cyanobase_aa:LBDG_30630): MRLLHTMLRVGNLDESLNFYCDLLGMKLLRKKDYPGGEFTLAFVGYGDESDTAVLELTYNWGKENYELGDAYGHIAIGVDDIYATCDAIAQRGGKVTRQPGPMKHGSTVIAFVEDPNGYKVELIQLGTQGSESEKKAATANA, encoded by the coding sequence ATGCGGTTACTACACACCATGCTTCGAGTCGGAAATCTTGATGAGTCGCTGAATTTTTACTGCGATTTGCTCGGCATGAAACTGTTACGGAAAAAAGACTATCCTGGTGGAGAATTCACGCTGGCATTTGTTGGGTACGGAGATGAATCGGATACAGCAGTGCTAGAACTCACCTACAACTGGGGCAAAGAAAACTATGAATTAGGGGATGCTTACGGTCATATTGCGATCGGCGTTGATGATATCTATGCGACTTGTGACGCGATCGCACAACGCGGCGGAAAAGTGACTCGTCAGCCGGGACCGATGAAGCATGGTTCGACTGTGATTGCCTTTGTCGAAGACCCAAACGGGTACAAAGTGGAACTGATTCAACTCGGTACACAAGGCTCTGAGTCTGAGAAAAAAGCTGCGACCGCAAATGCTTGA